From one Triticum urartu cultivar G1812 chromosome 3, Tu2.1, whole genome shotgun sequence genomic stretch:
- the LOC125545698 gene encoding proline--tRNA ligase, cytoplasmic-like isoform X2, whose amino-acid sequence MSTNKGGGGGKKKEVKKETKLGMGYKKDDNFGEWYSEVVVNSEMIEYYDISGCYILRPWAMEIWELLKEFFDAEIKKLKLKPYYFPLFVTENVLQKEKDHIEGFAPEVAWVTKSGKSDLEAPIAIRPTSETVMYPYFSKWIRSHRDLPLKCNQWCNVVRWEFSNPTPFIRSREFLWQEGHTVFATKEEADEEVLQILELYRRIYEEFLAVPVSKGRKSEMEKFAGGLYTTSVEAFIPNTGRGIQGATSHCLGQNFAKMFDITFENEKGERSMVWQNSWAYTTRSIGVMIMTHGDDKGLVLPPKVAPIQVIVIPVPFKDADTTAIKGACESAVYTLNQAGIRADLDARENYSPGWKYSQWEMKGVPLRIEIGPKDLANKQVRIVRRDNGTKVDIPSTDLVEQVRVLLDGIQVNLLETAKAKRDACIEIISTWDEFIAALNNKKLILAPWCDEEEVEKDVKARTKGELGAAKTLCTPFDQPDLPSGTVCFASGKPAQKWSFWGRSY is encoded by the exons ATGTCGACCAACAAGGGCGGAGGTGGAGGT aagaagaaggaggtgAAGAAGGAGACGAAACTGGGGATGGGGTACAAGAAGGATGATAACTTCGGGGAGTGGTACTCCGAG GTTGTTGTTAACAGCGAAATGATTGAGTACTATGACATCTCTGGTTGTTATATCTTGAGGCCTTGGGCGATGGAAATATGGGAGTTGCTGAAA GAATTTTTTGATGCGGAAATAAAAAAGTTGAAGCTGAAACCGTATTATTTCCCTTTGTTTGTTACGGAGAATGTTCTGCAGAAGGAGAAAGACCATATTGAGGGCTTTGCCCCTGAG GTAGCATGGGTTACTAAATCAGGAAAATCTGATCTGGAAGCTCCTATTGCAATCCGTCCAACAAGTGAGACGGTCATGTATCCATACTTCTCTAAATGGATAAGAAGCCACCGGGACTTGCCTTTGAAGTGTAACCAGTGGTGCAATGTTGTTAGATGGGAGTTTAGCAATCCAACTCCTTTCATAAG GAGCCGTGAATTTCTTTGGCAAGAAGGCCATACAGTTTTTGCAACTAAAGAGGAGGCAGATGAAGAG GTCCTCCAAATATTGGAACTCTACAGGAGAATATAtgaagaatttttagcagttccAGTGTCCAAAGGGAGGAAAAGTGAGATGGAAAAGTTTGCTGGTGGACTTTATACAACCAGTGTGGAG GCCTTCATTCCAAATACTGGCCGTGGTATACAAGGTGCAACTTCCCATTGTCTTGGTCAAAACTTTGCAAAGATGTTTGATATCACTTTTGAGAATGAAAAGGGTGAACGGTCCATGGTGTGGCAGAACTCTTGGGCATACACTACCCGCTCG ATTGGAGTCATGATAATGACACATGGTGATGACAAGGGCTTAGTGCTGCCACCAAAGGTGGCACCTATCCAGGTCATTGTTATTCCTGTGCCATTTAAAGATGCTGACACAACAGCTATTAAAGGGGCGTGTGAGTCGGCCGTTTACACCTTGAACCAAGCTGGGATTCGAGCAGATTTGGATGCTCGTGAAAACTACTCTCCAGGTTGGAAATATTCTCAATGGGAAATGAAAGGTGTTCCTTTGAGAATCGAGATAGGTCCAAAAGATCTGGCGAACAAGCAG GTGCGTATTGTCCGGCGAGACAATGGTACAAAGGTTGATATTCCTTCAACCGACTTGGTTGAGCAGGTTAGAGTGTTGCTGGATGGGATTCAAGTAAACTTGTTGGAAACAGCGAAAGCAAAAAGAGATGCATGCATTGAAATCATCAGCACCTGGGATGAATTCATAGCGGCTCTCAACAACAAAAAGTTGATCTTGGCTCCATGGTGTGATGAAGAG GAGGTCGAGAAGGACGTGAAAGCTCGGACCAAAGGTGAACTTGGGGCTGCGAAAACATTGTGTACTCCATTTGACCAGCCAGATCTTCCTTCCG GAACCGTGTGCTTTGCTTCCGGAAAGCCTGCCCAAAAGTGGTCATTCTGGGGTCGCAGCTATTGA
- the LOC125548988 gene encoding putative lipid-transfer protein DIR1, producing the protein MAAGRKMTMSSAGVAAALVALLVVAAASGAAGLRVCNVDRDSVVNNCKSYCTVGSTEASPSGACCNAVRGGNFKCLCQFRNALSPDIDGNRAMQIPAKCGYGAASC; encoded by the coding sequence ATGGCCGCCGGGAGGAAGATGACGATGAGCAGCGCCGGCGTGGCCGCCGCGCTGGTGGCGCTGCTGGTCgtggcggcggcgtcgggcgcggcCGGGCTCAGGGTCTGCAACGTGGACAGGGACAGCGTCGTCAACAACTGCAAGTCCTACTGCACGGTGGGCAGCACGGAGGCCAGCCCCAGCGGCGCGTGCTGCAACGCGGTGCGCGGCGGCAACTTCAAGTGCCTCTGCCAGTTCAGGAACGCGCTGTCCCCGGACATCGACGGCAACCGCGCCATGCAGATCCCCGCCAAGTGCGGCTACGGGGCGGCCTCCTGCTAG
- the LOC125545698 gene encoding proline--tRNA ligase, cytoplasmic-like isoform X1, translating to MSTNKGGGGGKKKKEVKKETKLGMGYKKDDNFGEWYSEVVVNSEMIEYYDISGCYILRPWAMEIWELLKEFFDAEIKKLKLKPYYFPLFVTENVLQKEKDHIEGFAPEVAWVTKSGKSDLEAPIAIRPTSETVMYPYFSKWIRSHRDLPLKCNQWCNVVRWEFSNPTPFIRSREFLWQEGHTVFATKEEADEEVLQILELYRRIYEEFLAVPVSKGRKSEMEKFAGGLYTTSVEAFIPNTGRGIQGATSHCLGQNFAKMFDITFENEKGERSMVWQNSWAYTTRSIGVMIMTHGDDKGLVLPPKVAPIQVIVIPVPFKDADTTAIKGACESAVYTLNQAGIRADLDARENYSPGWKYSQWEMKGVPLRIEIGPKDLANKQVRIVRRDNGTKVDIPSTDLVEQVRVLLDGIQVNLLETAKAKRDACIEIISTWDEFIAALNNKKLILAPWCDEEEVEKDVKARTKGELGAAKTLCTPFDQPDLPSGTVCFASGKPAQKWSFWGRSY from the exons ATGTCGACCAACAAGGGCGGAGGTGGAG ggaagaagaagaaggaggtgAAGAAGGAGACGAAACTGGGGATGGGGTACAAGAAGGATGATAACTTCGGGGAGTGGTACTCCGAG GTTGTTGTTAACAGCGAAATGATTGAGTACTATGACATCTCTGGTTGTTATATCTTGAGGCCTTGGGCGATGGAAATATGGGAGTTGCTGAAA GAATTTTTTGATGCGGAAATAAAAAAGTTGAAGCTGAAACCGTATTATTTCCCTTTGTTTGTTACGGAGAATGTTCTGCAGAAGGAGAAAGACCATATTGAGGGCTTTGCCCCTGAG GTAGCATGGGTTACTAAATCAGGAAAATCTGATCTGGAAGCTCCTATTGCAATCCGTCCAACAAGTGAGACGGTCATGTATCCATACTTCTCTAAATGGATAAGAAGCCACCGGGACTTGCCTTTGAAGTGTAACCAGTGGTGCAATGTTGTTAGATGGGAGTTTAGCAATCCAACTCCTTTCATAAG GAGCCGTGAATTTCTTTGGCAAGAAGGCCATACAGTTTTTGCAACTAAAGAGGAGGCAGATGAAGAG GTCCTCCAAATATTGGAACTCTACAGGAGAATATAtgaagaatttttagcagttccAGTGTCCAAAGGGAGGAAAAGTGAGATGGAAAAGTTTGCTGGTGGACTTTATACAACCAGTGTGGAG GCCTTCATTCCAAATACTGGCCGTGGTATACAAGGTGCAACTTCCCATTGTCTTGGTCAAAACTTTGCAAAGATGTTTGATATCACTTTTGAGAATGAAAAGGGTGAACGGTCCATGGTGTGGCAGAACTCTTGGGCATACACTACCCGCTCG ATTGGAGTCATGATAATGACACATGGTGATGACAAGGGCTTAGTGCTGCCACCAAAGGTGGCACCTATCCAGGTCATTGTTATTCCTGTGCCATTTAAAGATGCTGACACAACAGCTATTAAAGGGGCGTGTGAGTCGGCCGTTTACACCTTGAACCAAGCTGGGATTCGAGCAGATTTGGATGCTCGTGAAAACTACTCTCCAGGTTGGAAATATTCTCAATGGGAAATGAAAGGTGTTCCTTTGAGAATCGAGATAGGTCCAAAAGATCTGGCGAACAAGCAG GTGCGTATTGTCCGGCGAGACAATGGTACAAAGGTTGATATTCCTTCAACCGACTTGGTTGAGCAGGTTAGAGTGTTGCTGGATGGGATTCAAGTAAACTTGTTGGAAACAGCGAAAGCAAAAAGAGATGCATGCATTGAAATCATCAGCACCTGGGATGAATTCATAGCGGCTCTCAACAACAAAAAGTTGATCTTGGCTCCATGGTGTGATGAAGAG GAGGTCGAGAAGGACGTGAAAGCTCGGACCAAAGGTGAACTTGGGGCTGCGAAAACATTGTGTACTCCATTTGACCAGCCAGATCTTCCTTCCG GAACCGTGTGCTTTGCTTCCGGAAAGCCTGCCCAAAAGTGGTCATTCTGGGGTCGCAGCTATTGA